A window from Pokkaliibacter sp. MBI-7 encodes these proteins:
- a CDS encoding ATP-binding protein, translated as MTTPRSQSFFSLVWRSYLRSALLPIILIELALVVAYLLTNAIIRDENIQTMQRLAKDQLQGVANLEAGRISDQLDSVAHMTRLLQRQTEVAYQTPYQASSDEQQRYSVTDGVLHTTHDLPGRAALFYSNINTIGQTQRDKALQLGQLDGVMRDMVDAQPLVTQAYINTQDSMNRIYPYFDVIDQYPHDMKITEFNFFYDADIKHNPGKGPVWTDVYIDPAGQGWMTSCIAPVYLPGADPASGPEAVVGLDITLAQLITQVLHLDVPWQGYGILVDKSGTIMALPPEGEEAWGLKELTNQSYADAIRQDTFKPDEFNLNKRADTQTLSRAMQQADSGMTELNLNNDLMLVSWHTIAGTNWTLLLLVDDDKIYTDAMALNARFNRIGYLMIGALVLFYLCFFIYLYRKAFTLSQSVAMPLQALSATMKRIGEGDYYQNLEPFEVREAQETATGLIQMGKALGQYTQALEEAKTNLESLNQELEARVTSRTQELQDLNHQLNQENTAKAQLIDELKQTQAQLVQSEKMASIGQLAAGVAHEINNPMAYISANIEAMGDYVGDLLSLNQAYERALMPTSDPARQSLDELKIQLDYDFLINDLQALVEESREGTRRVKKIIEDLREFSHGGDTDWAWADLHKGLESTLNIAHNELKYKAEVIREYGNLPAVECIPSQINQVLLNLLVNAAQAIEQFGKVTVRTGQKDDQVYIQVEDTGSGIDEKHMGQIFNPFFTTKPVGKGTGLGLAMSYNIMEKHHGRIDVTSVKGKGTCFTLWLPIKQPVSLEVDHRS; from the coding sequence ATGACTACACCCCGCTCACAGTCCTTCTTCAGTCTGGTGTGGCGCTCCTATCTGCGCAGCGCCCTGCTGCCGATCATTCTGATCGAACTGGCACTGGTGGTAGCCTACTTGCTGACCAATGCCATCATCCGCGACGAGAACATTCAGACCATGCAGCGGCTGGCCAAAGACCAGCTGCAAGGCGTGGCTAATCTGGAGGCAGGGCGCATTTCCGATCAGCTCGACAGCGTGGCACATATGACCCGGCTGCTGCAGCGGCAGACCGAGGTGGCTTACCAGACCCCGTATCAGGCCAGCAGCGACGAGCAGCAGCGCTATTCAGTCACCGACGGTGTACTGCACACCACCCACGATCTGCCGGGGCGGGCCGCACTGTTCTATTCCAACATCAACACCATTGGTCAGACACAGCGTGACAAGGCGCTGCAACTGGGTCAGCTCGACGGGGTGATGCGCGATATGGTCGATGCCCAGCCTCTCGTTACGCAGGCCTACATCAATACCCAGGACTCGATGAATCGCATTTATCCTTATTTCGATGTCATCGACCAGTATCCCCATGACATGAAAATCACCGAGTTCAACTTCTTCTACGATGCCGACATCAAGCACAACCCCGGTAAAGGGCCGGTCTGGACGGATGTTTACATCGATCCGGCCGGACAGGGCTGGATGACCTCCTGCATTGCACCGGTTTACCTGCCCGGCGCTGATCCGGCCAGCGGCCCGGAGGCGGTGGTGGGGCTGGACATCACACTGGCACAGCTGATCACGCAGGTGCTCCATCTGGATGTGCCCTGGCAGGGCTACGGCATTCTGGTGGACAAGAGCGGCACCATCATGGCCCTGCCGCCGGAAGGCGAAGAAGCCTGGGGCCTGAAAGAGCTGACCAATCAGTCGTACGCCGATGCTATCCGGCAGGACACCTTCAAGCCCGATGAGTTCAACCTCAACAAACGCGCCGATACTCAGACACTCAGTCGGGCAATGCAACAGGCCGACAGCGGCATGACCGAACTGAATCTCAACAATGATCTGATGCTGGTCAGCTGGCATACCATTGCCGGCACCAACTGGACGCTGTTGCTGCTGGTCGACGATGACAAAATCTACACCGATGCCATGGCCCTCAACGCCCGCTTCAACCGCATCGGCTATCTGATGATTGGTGCTCTGGTGCTGTTCTATCTGTGTTTCTTTATCTATCTCTACCGGAAAGCATTCACCCTCAGCCAGTCGGTCGCCATGCCCCTGCAGGCACTGTCGGCCACCATGAAACGGATCGGGGAAGGCGACTACTACCAGAATCTGGAACCCTTTGAAGTACGCGAGGCACAGGAAACAGCTACCGGTTTGATTCAAATGGGCAAGGCACTGGGGCAATACACCCAGGCGCTGGAAGAAGCCAAGACCAATCTGGAAAGCCTCAATCAGGAGCTGGAGGCACGGGTGACCTCGCGGACGCAGGAGCTGCAGGATCTCAATCACCAGCTCAATCAGGAAAATACTGCCAAGGCGCAACTGATTGATGAGCTGAAGCAGACACAGGCGCAGCTGGTACAGTCAGAAAAAATGGCCTCCATTGGTCAGCTGGCGGCCGGTGTGGCCCATGAGATCAACAATCCGATGGCTTACATCTCTGCCAATATCGAAGCCATGGGAGATTACGTCGGCGACCTGCTCAGCCTCAATCAGGCCTATGAACGTGCACTGATGCCGACCAGCGACCCGGCCCGTCAGTCACTTGACGAACTCAAGATCCAGCTGGACTACGACTTCCTTATCAATGACCTGCAGGCTCTGGTGGAAGAGTCGCGCGAAGGCACACGACGGGTGAAGAAGATCATTGAAGATCTGCGTGAGTTCTCACACGGCGGCGACACTGACTGGGCCTGGGCCGACCTGCACAAAGGTCTGGAAAGCACCCTCAACATCGCCCACAACGAACTCAAGTACAAAGCCGAAGTCATCCGCGAGTACGGCAATCTGCCTGCCGTGGAGTGCATTCCTTCACAGATCAATCAGGTGCTGCTCAACCTGCTGGTCAATGCCGCCCAGGCCATCGAACAGTTTGGCAAGGTCACCGTGCGTACCGGCCAGAAAGATGATCAGGTCTACATTCAGGTGGAAGACACCGGTAGCGGCATCGATGAGAAGCATATGGGCCAGATCTTCAACCCCTTCTTCACCACCAAGCCGGTTGGCAAGGGCACGGGCTTGGGTCTGGCCATGAGTTACAATATTATGGAAAAACATCACGGGCGCATCGATGTGACCAGTGTCAAGGGCAAGGGAACCTGCTTTACGCTGTGGCTACCTATCAAGCAGCCGGTCAGTCTGGAGGTCGATCACCGCTCCTGA
- a CDS encoding NRDE family protein, with amino-acid sequence MCLLVLAWQHDPDYPLLLAANRDEFYQRPTRSGRWWPEFPQCWGGQDLQAGGSWFVISRAGYWAALTNVREGSGKADNLRSRGELVTGYLRQLQIGAEHQDTPSPYSLSAFDYALQVLEQGHHYAGFNLLLGSPDEVIYCSNRLPWPERLQPGVYALSNAQLHSHWPKTQQARQAMQHWLTAGRDLPSLPRLLGSRQQAPTADLPDTGVSLEWEQRLSSCFIASPGYGTRSSLGLSRDQDGLISVRECSFSPGGYAFQQTCESWHVRG; translated from the coding sequence ATGTGTTTGCTGGTTCTGGCCTGGCAGCATGATCCTGACTATCCATTGCTGCTGGCCGCCAATCGCGACGAATTCTATCAGCGTCCGACCCGCAGTGGGCGCTGGTGGCCGGAATTTCCTCAATGTTGGGGCGGACAGGACCTGCAGGCAGGCGGGAGCTGGTTCGTCATCAGTCGCGCCGGTTACTGGGCAGCACTGACCAACGTCCGCGAAGGCAGCGGTAAGGCCGATAACCTGCGCAGCCGTGGTGAACTGGTGACTGGCTATCTGCGTCAGCTGCAGATAGGTGCAGAGCATCAGGACACCCCCTCCCCTTACAGTCTGTCTGCCTTCGACTATGCGCTGCAGGTACTGGAACAAGGCCATCACTACGCTGGTTTCAATCTGCTGCTCGGCAGCCCGGATGAAGTGATCTATTGCAGTAACCGTCTGCCCTGGCCAGAGCGCCTGCAACCCGGTGTGTACGCCCTGTCCAACGCCCAGCTGCACAGCCACTGGCCAAAAACACAGCAGGCCCGTCAGGCCATGCAACACTGGCTCACAGCCGGACGCGACCTGCCCTCGTTGCCACGCTTGCTTGGCAGCCGCCAGCAGGCGCCCACTGCAGATTTGCCCGACACGGGTGTCAGCCTGGAGTGGGAACAGCGTCTGTCTTCCTGTTTTATTGCCAGCCCCGGTTACGGTACCCGCTCCAGCCTCGGTCTCAGCCGCGATCAGGACGGGCTGATCAGCGTGCGGGAGTGCAGTTTTTCTCCCGGAGGCTATGCTTTTCAGCAAACCTGTGAAAGCTGGCACGTTCGGGGCTGA
- a CDS encoding sulfite exporter TauE/SafE family protein, whose protein sequence is MSIFLLYLLLGAVAGVLAGLFGIGGGMVVVPALIFAFGAQHLPVDVLTHLAVGTSLACIIGTAISSIIAHHQKGGVLWPIFTSCTLGILLGAALGVKTAVMLPGALLQKLIGIFAICVALQMALNLKPKASRGLPGKPGLVGAGGVIGWASAIFGIGGGTLTVPFLTWCNVSMQQAVGTSAALGLPIAIVGALTNIVAGWHAPGLPQWSLGYVYLPAVLGIAITSTPFARVGARLAHRLPGHILKRAFALLLVIVGIRFLL, encoded by the coding sequence ATGTCTATTTTTTTGCTGTATCTGTTGTTGGGAGCGGTGGCGGGAGTACTGGCCGGGTTGTTTGGCATCGGCGGTGGCATGGTGGTCGTACCGGCACTGATCTTTGCTTTCGGTGCCCAGCATCTGCCGGTGGATGTCCTGACCCATCTGGCCGTGGGGACCTCGCTGGCGTGCATTATCGGCACTGCGATCAGTTCCATCATCGCCCATCATCAGAAGGGCGGGGTGCTGTGGCCGATTTTTACCAGCTGTACGCTGGGTATTCTGCTCGGCGCGGCACTGGGAGTGAAAACCGCGGTCATGCTGCCGGGGGCCCTGCTGCAAAAGCTGATTGGTATCTTTGCCATCTGTGTGGCTCTGCAAATGGCGCTCAATCTCAAGCCCAAAGCCAGCCGTGGACTGCCCGGCAAGCCCGGGCTGGTGGGCGCGGGCGGGGTTATTGGCTGGGCATCGGCGATCTTTGGTATTGGTGGCGGCACCCTGACCGTACCGTTTCTCACCTGGTGCAATGTCAGTATGCAGCAGGCTGTGGGCACCTCAGCGGCGTTGGGGTTGCCGATCGCCATCGTCGGCGCGCTGACTAACATCGTCGCCGGCTGGCATGCGCCCGGTCTGCCACAGTGGAGCCTTGGCTACGTCTACCTGCCGGCGGTACTGGGTATCGCGATCACCAGCACGCCATTCGCCCGCGTGGGCGCCAGACTGGCGCATCGTCTGCCCGGTCATATTTTGAAACGGGCCTTTGCTTTATTGTTGGTGATTGTCGGCATACGGTTCCTGCTTTGA
- the lgt gene encoding prolipoprotein diacylglyceryl transferase translates to MLTYPQIDPIAIELGPLKVHWYGLMYLVGFSAAWLLGQQRRERFGISKEQLSDLIFYGALGVVLGGRIGYVLFYNFDRFLADPKWLFYVWEGGMSFHGGLLGVTAVTLWQSRKLGLSLLSLGDFVAPLVPIGLGAGRIGNFIGGELWGRPTDVPWAMVFPRADNLPRHPSQLYEFVLEGIILFTVLWLFSRKPRPAGSVSGLFLIGYGISRIIVEFFRQPDEQLGYIAWGWLTQGQLLSLPMLAVGAGFIVYAYQSKRAIH, encoded by the coding sequence ATGCTTACCTATCCTCAGATTGACCCCATTGCCATCGAGCTGGGGCCCCTCAAGGTTCACTGGTACGGACTGATGTATCTGGTCGGCTTTTCTGCCGCCTGGTTACTGGGCCAGCAACGCCGTGAACGCTTTGGTATCAGCAAGGAGCAGTTATCTGACCTGATCTTTTATGGCGCGCTCGGCGTGGTGCTGGGCGGGCGCATCGGCTATGTACTGTTCTACAACTTTGACCGCTTTCTGGCCGACCCCAAATGGCTGTTCTACGTCTGGGAAGGTGGCATGTCTTTCCATGGTGGCCTGCTCGGGGTGACCGCGGTGACACTGTGGCAGTCGCGTAAGCTGGGTCTGTCGCTGCTCAGTCTCGGTGACTTTGTGGCACCGCTGGTGCCGATTGGTCTGGGGGCCGGGCGTATTGGCAATTTTATTGGTGGCGAGCTGTGGGGGCGGCCGACGGATGTGCCCTGGGCCATGGTGTTTCCCCGTGCTGACAACCTGCCACGCCATCCGTCCCAGCTGTACGAATTTGTACTGGAAGGCATCATTCTCTTTACCGTACTCTGGCTGTTTTCCCGTAAGCCGCGCCCGGCAGGATCGGTGTCAGGACTATTCCTGATCGGCTACGGTATCAGCCGTATTATCGTCGAGTTCTTCCGTCAGCCGGATGAGCAGCTGGGCTACATTGCCTGGGGCTGGCTGACGCAAGGGCAACTGCTGAGCCTGCCGATGCTGGCTGTCGGCGCCGGTTTTATTGTCTACGCATATCAGAGCAAACGCGCCATCCACTGA
- a CDS encoding thymidylate synthase has protein sequence MKQYLQLCQRIIDEGVWVENERTGKRCLTVINADLNYRVGANEFPLITTRKSYWKAAIAELLGYLRGYSSAADFRALGTRTWDANANDNGAWLNNPYRTGEDDMGRVYGVQGRSWAKPDGGHLDQVRKVVDNLSRGVDDRGEIITFYNPGEFHMGCLRPCMHTHTFSLLGDTLHLTSYQRSCDVPLGLNFNQVQVFTFLALMAQITGHKAGMAYHKIVNAHIYEDQLALMRDVQLKREPFPAPQLRINPSIRSLEDLETWVTLDDFEVEGYRCHDPIQYPFSV, from the coding sequence ATGAAGCAATATCTGCAACTCTGCCAGCGCATCATTGATGAGGGTGTATGGGTTGAGAATGAGCGTACCGGCAAGCGCTGCCTGACGGTGATCAACGCTGACCTCAACTACCGTGTCGGCGCCAATGAGTTTCCGCTGATCACCACCCGCAAGAGCTACTGGAAGGCTGCCATTGCCGAACTGCTGGGCTATCTGCGGGGCTATAGCAGCGCTGCTGATTTCCGGGCACTGGGGACCCGAACCTGGGATGCCAATGCCAACGACAACGGCGCCTGGCTGAACAACCCCTACCGTACCGGTGAGGATGACATGGGCCGGGTCTACGGTGTGCAGGGACGCAGCTGGGCCAAACCTGACGGTGGCCATCTGGATCAGGTGCGCAAGGTGGTGGACAATCTGAGCCGTGGTGTCGATGACCGTGGCGAAATCATCACCTTCTATAACCCCGGCGAGTTCCACATGGGTTGCCTGCGGCCGTGCATGCACACTCATACCTTCTCGCTGCTGGGCGATACCCTGCATCTGACTTCCTATCAGCGTTCCTGTGATGTGCCACTCGGGCTGAACTTCAATCAGGTGCAGGTGTTCACCTTCCTGGCCCTGATGGCGCAGATCACCGGTCATAAGGCCGGGATGGCCTATCACAAGATCGTCAATGCCCATATCTATGAGGATCAGCTGGCGCTAATGCGCGATGTGCAGCTCAAGCGGGAACCTTTCCCGGCACCGCAGCTGCGTATCAACCCGTCGATTCGCAGTCTGGAAGACCTGGAGACCTGGGTGACGCTGGATGACTTCGAGGTGGAAGGCTACCGCTGTCACGATCCCATTCAGTATCCGTTCTCGGTGTAG
- a CDS encoding dihydrofolate reductase, whose protein sequence is MKLAAIVAASQNNVIGIDNKLPWYLPEDLKYFKQVTMGKPILMGRKTFDSIGRPLPGRTNIVITRQTDWQHDGVKVVHSLPQAIALAEAECLISGSEECMIIGGAQLYSEALPYCQRLYLTRVWADIEGDACFPVLNDADWQEQGRIDHPPTERNPHAYSFLVLDRQE, encoded by the coding sequence ATGAAACTTGCTGCCATCGTCGCCGCCAGTCAGAACAATGTCATCGGTATCGACAATAAACTGCCGTGGTATCTGCCGGAGGATCTCAAGTACTTCAAGCAGGTAACCATGGGCAAGCCCATCCTGATGGGCCGCAAGACCTTCGACTCCATCGGCCGGCCGTTACCCGGGCGCACCAATATCGTTATTACCCGTCAGACTGACTGGCAGCATGATGGCGTCAAGGTCGTGCACAGCCTGCCGCAGGCTATTGCGCTGGCAGAGGCAGAATGCCTGATCAGTGGCAGTGAAGAGTGCATGATCATCGGTGGTGCGCAGCTTTACAGCGAGGCGCTGCCATACTGCCAGCGGCTGTATCTGACCCGGGTGTGGGCGGATATCGAGGGCGATGCCTGTTTCCCCGTGCTGAATGATGCCGACTGGCAGGAGCAGGGGCGCATCGATCATCCTCCTACCGAACGTAACCCCCATGCCTACAGCTTTCTGGTGCTGGATCGCCAGGAATAA
- a CDS encoding methyl-accepting chemotaxis protein, translated as MNLSLRARLLGVSIVAVCVIVLALVWETNITMRQQMLNQLLKDAQHFAGAYGEGVGQWLHDRQQAMTALSQQIEDHPQDSPYAAILQTHNAAGFALTYYGNEQGQMFRQDPALDKNNASYDPRKRDWYQQALKENRAIVTAPYISATLKQLVVTLAEPVKANGAVIGAVGANLTLDQLTKRTNALDVPGKGYAILVDRSDQIITHPHTDLQTRSAGELSPLFDSNHLPQLISDNRLFETSLDERERFVYAQAIPQTNWALIFVMDKATLMAPIYDLLITQIGIAVVLLALFTLALIYLFKVLFRNLERVAVALEDIAEGEGDLTVRIQVSSKDEIGRLAGGFNRFVERMQGIISRLHGTSVQLTGEADGVAGAAHNRSQRVQLQQDEIHMVATAVTEMAMATQEIAGNAERTASAAQDSVSLSHEGRVQVEKSQGSIRSLADEVEQATSTIAELNQHAQQISGILATISGIAEQTNLLALNAAIEAARAGEQGRGFAVVADEVRVLSQRTHASTAEIQTMIETLQQTTARAVTIMERGHRLARTSVGDADAAHQSLGQITAAISSIADMATQIASAAEEQTSVTNEINRNTEAIRGVASDMAEESEQAAAQARVLHQLAREVEQEVGRFRL; from the coding sequence ATGAATCTGTCACTGCGTGCCCGTCTGCTGGGCGTCAGTATTGTTGCCGTGTGCGTAATCGTGCTGGCGCTGGTATGGGAAACCAATATCACCATGCGCCAGCAGATGCTGAACCAGCTGCTGAAAGATGCTCAGCATTTCGCCGGTGCCTACGGAGAGGGCGTGGGTCAATGGCTGCATGACCGTCAGCAGGCCATGACAGCCCTCAGTCAGCAGATTGAAGACCATCCGCAGGACAGCCCCTACGCGGCCATCCTGCAGACCCACAATGCCGCAGGGTTTGCCCTGACGTACTACGGCAATGAACAAGGACAAATGTTCCGCCAGGATCCGGCACTGGATAAGAACAACGCCAGCTATGATCCGCGCAAGCGAGACTGGTATCAGCAGGCGCTGAAAGAGAACCGTGCCATCGTCACCGCGCCATACATCAGCGCCACCCTCAAACAGCTGGTGGTGACACTGGCGGAGCCGGTCAAAGCCAATGGTGCGGTGATCGGCGCAGTGGGCGCCAACCTGACGCTGGATCAGCTGACCAAACGTACCAACGCGCTGGATGTGCCGGGCAAAGGCTACGCCATTCTGGTGGATCGCAGCGACCAGATCATTACCCATCCGCACACTGATCTGCAGACCAGGTCCGCCGGTGAGCTGAGCCCGCTGTTTGACAGTAATCACCTGCCGCAACTGATCAGTGATAACCGCCTGTTTGAAACATCGCTGGATGAGCGGGAGCGCTTCGTCTACGCCCAGGCGATTCCGCAGACCAACTGGGCGCTGATTTTCGTGATGGACAAAGCCACCCTGATGGCACCGATTTATGACCTGCTGATCACCCAGATCGGGATTGCCGTGGTGCTGCTGGCGCTGTTTACGCTGGCGCTGATCTATCTGTTTAAGGTGCTGTTCCGTAATCTGGAGCGTGTCGCGGTCGCACTGGAAGATATTGCCGAAGGCGAAGGTGATCTGACCGTACGCATTCAGGTCAGCAGCAAGGATGAGATTGGCCGTCTGGCCGGTGGGTTCAACCGCTTTGTCGAACGGATGCAGGGCATTATCAGCCGTCTGCATGGCACCTCGGTGCAGCTGACCGGCGAAGCCGATGGGGTCGCCGGTGCTGCCCACAACCGCAGCCAGCGGGTGCAGCTGCAGCAGGATGAAATTCATATGGTAGCCACGGCGGTTACCGAGATGGCCATGGCGACTCAGGAAATCGCCGGCAATGCCGAGCGCACTGCCTCTGCGGCGCAGGACTCGGTCAGCCTCAGTCATGAAGGCCGGGTGCAGGTGGAAAAAAGCCAGGGCTCAATTCGCAGTCTGGCGGATGAAGTGGAGCAGGCCACCAGCACCATTGCCGAACTGAACCAGCACGCGCAGCAGATCAGCGGCATTCTGGCGACTATCAGTGGTATTGCCGAGCAGACCAATCTGCTGGCGCTGAATGCGGCCATTGAAGCGGCCCGTGCCGGTGAGCAGGGCCGGGGCTTTGCTGTGGTGGCCGATGAAGTGCGCGTGCTATCGCAGCGAACCCATGCCTCCACCGCGGAGATCCAAACCATGATCGAGACCCTGCAGCAGACCACTGCCCGGGCGGTGACGATCATGGAGCGTGGACATCGACTGGCCCGTACCAGCGTGGGTGATGCCGATGCGGCGCATCAGAGCCTGGGGCAGATCACTGCAGCTATCTCCAGTATTGCCGACATGGCCACCCAGATTGCGTCGGCAGCGGAGGAGCAAACCTCCGTCACCAATGAAATTAATCGCAATACCGAAGCCATCCGCGGTGTGGCCAGCGACATGGCGGAAGAAAGTGAGCAGGCAGCGGCACAGGCCAGGGTGCTGCATCAGCTGGCCCGTGAGGTGGAGCAGGAAGTGGGGCGCTTCCGTTTGTAA
- a CDS encoding monovalent cation:proton antiporter-2 (CPA2) family protein yields the protein MDHFLLSTIIFLLAAVLIVPLAKHNGLGAVLGYLGAGLLIGPNSLGLISEVEAILHFSELGVVLLLFLIGLELKPRRLWVMRKAVFGLGLAQVLLSGALLGGVALLFGLTWKTALIAGFGLALSSTAFALQLMSERGDLSSQYGRGAFAILLFQDLAVVPLLALVAALADSKVHDSNALLNLAKGLGMIIAVIVIGRFAVKPAFHLVARAHSRELFTAAALLVVMGTAWLMEQVGLSMALGAFLAGMLLSDSEFRHQLEADIEPFRGLLLGLFFMAVGMQMDLHLLLEHIGTILAAVVLLMLIKTGLIYAMARGFGNNNADSLRMGVTLSQGGEFAFVLFSTAAQSKLMSTELTGIMTLVVSISMAFTPLVVKVADSYLGRQQKRQSADDDTQALEHETFPEHNPEVLIIGFGRIGLTIARVLQARNIAFTAIDANPAHIRFARRLGYEVYYGDALRNDVLEAAGAEKAKLIILAINNPDISEKAALQIREHFPRAKLFARARNSENALHLLELDLDHVFLETYDTSLGVSLEALQALGVPADKARQWILEFRETDLAQLEAKRLSKATSPQAESWQHEH from the coding sequence ATGGATCATTTTCTCCTCAGTACCATCATCTTTCTGCTGGCCGCGGTACTGATCGTACCTTTGGCCAAACATAACGGCCTGGGAGCCGTGCTGGGTTATCTCGGTGCGGGCCTGCTGATCGGCCCCAACAGCCTTGGGCTGATCAGTGAAGTGGAAGCCATCCTGCACTTCTCTGAACTGGGCGTGGTGTTACTGCTGTTCCTGATCGGTCTGGAGCTGAAGCCTCGCCGCCTGTGGGTGATGCGCAAGGCAGTATTCGGTCTGGGTCTGGCGCAGGTATTGCTGTCAGGGGCGTTACTGGGTGGCGTTGCGCTGTTGTTCGGCCTGACCTGGAAGACCGCGCTGATCGCCGGTTTTGGTCTGGCACTGTCATCCACCGCCTTTGCACTGCAGCTGATGTCCGAACGCGGCGACCTGTCGAGCCAGTATGGCCGTGGCGCGTTCGCCATCCTGCTGTTTCAGGATCTCGCTGTTGTCCCCCTGCTCGCTCTGGTCGCGGCCCTGGCGGACTCCAAGGTACATGACTCCAATGCCCTGCTGAATCTGGCCAAAGGGCTGGGCATGATCATTGCTGTCATTGTGATCGGTCGCTTCGCCGTCAAGCCTGCCTTCCATCTGGTCGCCAGAGCTCACAGCCGCGAGCTGTTTACCGCTGCTGCGCTGCTGGTGGTCATGGGTACCGCCTGGCTGATGGAACAGGTGGGGCTGTCGATGGCGCTGGGCGCGTTTCTGGCCGGTATGCTGCTGTCGGATTCGGAGTTCCGCCATCAGCTGGAAGCCGACATCGAACCCTTCCGCGGCCTGCTGCTGGGGCTGTTCTTTATGGCGGTGGGTATGCAGATGGACCTGCATCTGCTGCTGGAACACATCGGCACTATTCTCGCCGCCGTGGTGCTGTTAATGCTGATCAAGACCGGGCTGATCTATGCCATGGCGCGGGGCTTTGGCAATAACAATGCCGACAGCCTGCGCATGGGCGTGACCCTGTCACAAGGCGGCGAGTTCGCCTTTGTGCTGTTCAGTACAGCGGCCCAGTCCAAACTGATGAGCACCGAGCTGACCGGCATCATGACGCTGGTGGTCAGCATTTCCATGGCCTTTACACCGCTCGTGGTGAAGGTGGCCGACAGCTACCTTGGCCGTCAGCAAAAACGTCAGAGTGCTGACGATGATACCCAGGCCCTGGAACATGAGACCTTTCCTGAACACAACCCGGAAGTACTGATCATCGGCTTTGGTCGTATCGGTCTGACCATCGCCCGTGTGCTGCAGGCGCGCAATATTGCCTTCACCGCCATTGACGCCAACCCGGCGCACATCCGGTTTGCCCGGCGTCTGGGTTACGAGGTGTATTACGGTGATGCCCTGCGCAATGACGTGCTGGAGGCGGCGGGTGCCGAAAAGGCTAAGCTGATCATCCTGGCAATCAATAACCCGGACATTTCCGAGAAGGCGGCACTGCAGATACGTGAACACTTCCCCCGGGCCAAACTGTTTGCCCGTGCCCGCAACAGTGAGAATGCCCTGCATCTGCTGGAGCTGGATCTCGATCACGTGTTTCTGGAAACCTATGACACCAGTCTGGGCGTGAGTCTGGAGGCGCTGCAGGCACTGGGTGTACCGGCAGACAAGGCGCGGCAATGGATTCTCGAATTCCGCGAAACCGATCTGGCCCAGCTGGAAGCCAAACGCCTTAGCAAAGCCACATCACCGCAGGCGGAAAGCTGGCAGCACGAACACTGA